AAGATCatgatcctccagaaagaaggatgaatttggccgaggttcacctggtatttcttgcaaaaatcaatgatgacCGGATCGAGGAGACCCATCGTGAAAGGATTAGTGTAACCACTCAGGTACCTTttcacgtgggtagtgatcgcttccTCCGGCGCCGGTATCACGGCCTCTTTGTTTACCCAATTACAATCTTTCTTCACCAAATAAAGGAGACTTATTGGTATCGGGCATATATATCTCAATACCGGCTCGCATCGACCGACAACCGaagagggtttctcgaccttaaagttaGAATCAATAACACACCCCAGGAACAAGTTCTTCAAGGCGTGGCTCCACTACTGGTTTCTCGCCGGCCGACCAAGATGAGGAAGCAGTCTCTATCTGTGGAACGGTTTTAGATGTTTTTGACATTTAGTCTCTGAGAACAAAGAAGAAGGGAGATTGAAGTATTTGATGTTTTGaaaagaacaagcaaagaaatttcAAAACTTGGAAATAGGAAGCTTTTGAGAAGGCGAAGGACTGTAAATATTAGAATGAAAAGGGACTGGGAAGATTAGAATGAAAAGGGCTTGAaggtaaaagtttgaaataatgaagaagggggCTAATTATAGATTTTATAACGATGGTTCAAAATGGGCAGTGGTCGACCATCGActgacacgcatttaatgccttggtaactggaccgacgggacgtttgtcACATACGTCACAACCGGGCTCGTCACAGACATCATCGTTCATCTAATTggaggttgaaaaatcatatcgtttctcgccaccttctttccgagaaatgaagggactatctgtatacggtcaaaattgaGTTTTTCCTTCGTATGATTAATCAAGATTGAAGCATGATGGACTGAggttcgtcattataatatcggGATGTGATGTAAAGTTGGGTTGTCGAGTTCGAGACCTAGAGACCGATCagtaccgagctcgagtcaatatcgagctcgagacccagagactgaTCAATgtgagctcgagtcaatatcgaactTGAGATCTAGAGACCGACCGATACCGATACCGGTCAAGATTAagatcgagccaagggacaaaAGAGTCGTTATAGCCGCAtgtggggagagaatctcggcgtaAATCAAGGAAAAATtgattaattaatctatcatgagatccccactatgtattaaTTATACCCAAAATGGGATTCTTCCACTATATTAAGGGTGGTTATCATTTGTAAGAGGACATTAATTCACACACACATTCATTCTAATATATACAGAAAATAGAGCGAATACTATCTTCCCTTTGGTTTATGGTATTTTTTGGCCATATTGCTTTCTTCTTCACCCAATTTGGAGGTGACTAAGAttgaaggcttaggctaactaGTTCATCCGGTTTGTATTCATctcttttataattaatttcagtATCCATTTATTTATCTTTCCAGATTTGTACTaatttataccacgtatccttagaactgcgtataaattcaactctatcggTTTTTCAGGTAAACAAAAAGCTATAGCATTCCATTTGATGGATAAAGTGTTTTGAAACTTGATCTGGAAAGTTGAATCGtatattttatatgataaatATATTAGCCACTGAAACATGTGTTTAGGAGAAAGCTTTGACAGATTCTAACTAATGAGATGTTCCATGCGATTATTTTATGAGCTAATTAGTAATCTCGTGTATATATTATGCTATCAGCCTTAGTAGTGTTGGTGTCAAACGTTGTGAATGTACACACAGTGTGAGTGGATCATGTATATCTCTAGATGACACTCGCAGCGGAGCTAAGTTTTTTACTAAgaggtcaaaatataaaaaaataaacacacTAAAAAATCTCAATATAttcccaacaacaacaacaaaaaactaaTATATTCACATAATTTAGGGTCTAACAGGGTAATGTGTAGGGAGACAGATTTTATTCCTATTTTGTGGAGATAGAAATGTTGTTCCCGATTGATAAAACGATTCTCAGcaggttttaaaaaaataaattgtaGTGAAGAAGTCATGTTGAAAATAATAAAGAtgagaacaataacaacaaaataacaaAGTAATAAAAAAATCGACACAAGAGAAATGACAGGTAATAATAGAAATCGAACGTTAAAATAATGCgagatataatatatatatatatatatatatatatatatatatatatatatatatatatatatatatataatgtgtaACTTTTCCAACAATGGGTTTATCAGCTCTGCCACTGTTGACAGGTGTGGAGTGGCAATCACAGTGCCAATACATGCAATTTCTAACAGTAGTGAGTGACCTACCAACTTATGTGAGTGAAATGTTATCTACGAGTACAAGGAAAGTACTTCATAAATGGTTTTGATATAAATGGATGCATTGTTTTGAAATGTTCATTTCAAGGCATGTCTTCCAAATCACCTAAGCAAAAAGGTTAAGGTTTATGTTATATTCACTAATTAAGCCATCTGACTCACCTTTGTGTTTACAGATTCAGTTATTGAGAATGATTGGACAGTCAGACTTCAGACTTGATAGAGTCAGGAGCTCCCTTGATAAGCCCCGCCGATTTTATGTTTCCTTTTGTTCCGATCATTTAATTTAGTACTTAAAATTCTAGAGTTAGTACTCCATTAAACTACATCTATTATGAAATACAACTCAAAGTAACAGTATGGAATAAGGAAAAATAAggtaagagatatagagagaaagaaaggaagagagattcttatttctttttcaattgtgtgtattttcctatctattacaaggcatttatataggcatgaaaagtgaataaaaatatgtcattgaatatgtcattaagcatttgagaagatcatgcaggaagagtagacatccaccataatttgttTTCTCTTATAACACTCTCCCTTGAAtttccatagataatgtgcctcgttaaaaccttattaggaaaaaaaatctatggaaaaaaatcctagtgaaggaaaaagagtacacatgtttaaaaatatgccttttggttgcctcgttaaaaatcttgcaaggaaaacccagtgggacaaaaccttgtaagggaaaaagagtacaacgcgtattaactccccctgatgagagcatcaattcacatccttgagccttcgcatcctaATGTTGTAcattagtttcttgaaggttgatttCGGTAGAGATTtagtgaacaaatcagccatattatcactttgtcctatccccttttatgaatcctcctttcaattgggctatgcatgttgcattgtcttcatacaaaattgtgggtagtttatcacacttcaaaccacatttgtctcgaataaggtgtattatagacctcaaccatacacattctcgacttgcttcatgaatagcaattatctcaggatgattagatgaagtagccatgattgattgcttagtcgatcgccaagatatggcagcgCCTTCATATGTTAAAACTTAGTCTGTTTGAGATCGAgtcttgtgtgggtcagataaatacccagcatcgacataaccaacaagatcgggactgcaatcattgtcataaaataatctcatatcggtagtcccttttaaatatcgcaatatgtgtttgatttcattccaatgtctctttgtaggagcagagctatatcttgctaagacattaactaaaaaagttatgtcaggccttgtagtgttagcaagatacataagtgcaccaattgcactaagatatggtacttcaggaccaagaagctcttcattcttttcttgaggtcagaacgggtccttattcgcatcaagtgatcgaacaatcatcggagtacttaatggatatgcttcatccatgtaaaaccatttcaataccttttctatgtaggcagattgatgaacaaaaatctcgtttgccaaatgttcaatttgcaaactaagacataattttgtctttccgagatctttcatctcaaactccttctttaaataatcaattgcattttggagttctgtaggagttctaataaggtttatgtcatcaatatatacagcaagtacaacaaactccgatgttattttctttataaaaatatatggacaaatggtatcatttatataaccttcctttaataaatactcattaaGGCGGTTATATCACATTCTACCTGATTGCTTTAGatcatacaaagatctttgcaatttgattgaaaatatttttcgggactTCGAATTATGTGCGTCAGGTATTTTAAATCCCTGGGGAATTTTTATGTACATCTTATTATCAAATGAGCCGTAAAGGTAGGctataaccacatccattaaatgtaTGTCAAGTTTTTCATGGACAgtaaaactaatgagataacggaatattatagcatccataacaggagaatacgtctcttcataatcgatactaggcctttgtgaaaatccttatgcaacaaggcgtgccttatatctttgtacctcatttttctcattccttttacgtacaaaaacccatttatggcCAACAGGATTAACACCATttggtgtttggactacagacccaaaaacttcacgtttcgcaagtgaagtTAATTCTGCCTGGATAGCATCTTCCCATTTTGACAATCATTTCTATGTCTACATTCATCAACAGAttttggttcaagatcctcatcttattgcattatttcaacagtgacattataagcaaaaatattaTCGATAACAATATTATTTCGGTTCCATCTTTTTTCCGTTGAGACATAACTTATTAAGATCTCTCCATTCTCATCATTTTCAGGTATCTGAACCTCCCTTGAAgttttatcatttgttatgtctCTGTGCTCTTCTTTAGTCACTACCTCCGTCTTATGATcactttgatcatttgctcatttTTTTTTTCGAGGATTTTTATCCTTGGAACCGATTGGTCTGCCACGTTTCAAGCGTGGTTTGGACTCGTTTGCTTTAATTAATTGTCCTACCGGGATATCCACTCgaattggagcattagcagctagaatatgtgacttagtcacccttggtaggtcagtgaatgcatctggcagttgatttacaatattttacaaatgaattatcttttgaacctcttgttcacattgatttgttcgaggatctaaatgagatagtgataatACATTCCAATATATCTCTTTTCTCATCTGCTTATTTTTTTCCCTAATGTtgggtatactgattcatcaaaatgacaatcaaAAAATTTTGtcgtaaataaatctccagtcataggctccagatattttataatagaaggagattcatacccaacatataCTCCCAACCTTCATTGGGGACCCATCTTTGTGCGTTGTGGTGGAGCAATTGAAATATATATCGCACAATCAAAGATTCTAAGATGGAAAATATTTGGCCCCTGGCCAAAAGCCAATTGCAttggggagactttatgataacttgcGGGCCTTATCTGCACAAGTGTTGCTGCAAGGAAAATAGCATGACCCCATAATGAAATGGGAAGTTTTTttctcataagcattggtctagcaattaattggCGTCGTTTGATCAATGATTCTGCTAGACCATTTTGtgtatgaacatgagcaaccggatgctcaattgttatcccaGTTGATATACAATAATTATTAAAGGCTTGGGATACAAACTCACCAGCACTATCAAGACGAAttgtcttaattgcataatctgaaaattgtgctcttagctttattatttgagCCAACAATCTCGCATATGCCATATTGCGAGTTGATAGtaagcacacatgtgaccatATTATAGATGCATCAACCAAAACcatataatatctgaatggtccacatggagggtGAATGAGTCCATATATATCACCTTGTATATGTTTCAGAAATGTAGGGGATTCCATCCTAACTTTAATAGCTGATGGTCGAATAATTAATTTGCCTTGAGAACATGTAGCACAAGAGAATTCCTTAAATTGAAGAATCTTTtggttcttcattgaatgtctatgtgaattctcaattattttacgCATCATAGTAGAACCaggatgacccaaccggtcattccaaataataaaattatctcgATTAGTAAACTTTTCATCTACTATGGCATGCGTTTCAATCCTGCTAATACTTGTGTAGTATAAGCCAGAGGAAAGAGCATGTAACATTTCAAGCACATATTTCTTaccagatattattatagtaatataaagatattcaattttttcatcatttgtagtctcaatatggtagccattttggcgaatatttttgaaacttaataagtttctttgagatttACTACAATATAGTGCTTCATCAATAGCCAAATTTATTCTTCATGGTAGTAATAAATTGACTCTTCCAGAACCTTCAACTAATCTTGTACTACCGGATATTGTATTAACATTGGCTTCTTtcattaccaaataagagaaatatctcttATCTAATAGTGTGTGTTGTAGCACTATCCAGAAGAGATATATCATCTTTATTAATCTTGAGTCCAACTGAAGACTAGGAAATTTTCATATTCttcataaaaaaatcaaaaagtacattataagaaatatgaaagacaaacaaacaaaaattaagaaatacATTAGGAATGTAGAAACTAGCAACACATGAGCATTAGAAAATACACTTTAGAAAAATAAGCTAGTTGCAAACATAAAAAAAATGACAACTTTTATTATAGCTTCATTCCTTAGTAAGATGATTAGTTCTTCAGTCAATATCCTCAAAGAAATCTCcagcttctaaatgagtaatatttgttaggcctccaaaatcatcatctttaTATGCAAGATGTGCCTCAGAATCATATTTGTTTGAGGGACCTGCTTTATCATCATTATTTTGAAAGGTCAAGTGTGCCTCcacattattttctttctttgtaagggaggcttgataaagtttgacaaaatgATCTGGCGTACGACAAATGTGTGCCCAATGACCTTTCATACCACATCGGTGACACATACTAATTTTACCTTTTGAAGGATTaatttgagaacccttattgttctcctgtTTATTTCCACCATAATGACGATAATTGTTTCGTCCCCTGCCACATCCATATCTACGACCATGTCCACGACTACggcaattattttattttctttcagactTATCATATGCTGCTACAGCATTCACTTCCGGGAATGGTGCTGACCCAGTGGGACaggcttcatgatttttcattaatagagtATTATTGTGCTCTGCCACAAGTACGCATATGATTAACTCAGAATATTTCTTAAAATCTTTTTCACGGTATTGCTGTTATAGCACCACATTTGAAGCGTGaaaagtagaaaatattttttctaataagTCCTCATCTGTGATAGTATCTCCACATAATTTTAATAGAGAACTTACTTTAAAGATAGTAGAATTATACTCACTTACGGTTTTAAAGTCTTACAACCTTAAATGTATCCACTCATACCGAGCTTTCGGTAATACCATAAGTTTTAGGTGGTCATATCGATCCTTCAAATTAATCCGTAATTCAAGTGAATCTTTTACGGTTAAATATTCAGTTTTTAACCCTTCATGTAGATGATGATGAAGGAAAATCATGGCCTTCGCTTTATCCTGATTTGATGCTTCATTTCCTTGTATAATAGTATTTCCAAGACCTTTAGCGTCaaggtgaatttcagcatcaaggatCCATGATAAATAATTCTTCCCGGTAATGTCTAGTGCCACGAATTCAAGCTTTGACAAGTTTGACATATTGAAACTAATCACAAAAGTAAATAGGTTagaaagaataaaaataattatcAATGAAAATATACTTGTAAAAAAAATCAGACAGCTAATTAAGAAGCTGATCACTTCAAACATGcagtataaaaaataaaaataaaaagaggtctacgtaacatatatatatatatatatatatatatatatatatatatatatatatatatatatatatatatatatatatatatatatatatatatatatatatatatatatatatataaacaagaATTATGGAGTATATAAACCAGTGTCGTCCAGAATCACCAATCTTTAATAATTCAGATACAaataccaaaagaaaaaaaacacagCTCACGAAATGGAAACataggttgttgcggcgcgcaacctgatcctaCCAGACAACACACATTTCTGAATAAACACAAAGAGATATATTCAGTATGGCAAAAGAAAAGCAATTTATTATAAACGGGAATTTGAGGAATAACCATATACGGTGATAAGAGTGAATGTATTCAAATATTACTTTCCACCAATTGTAAAGTAATTTAAACTAGTATGTACAATAATTACTTTGTCACCTTGGTTAtcactattttatttttgtaaaatgtCTTGAAGATAAGTTTTGCTCTACGCAATTCCACACATATTTATTAAATTGTTTATGTTAGTTTTAACGCACTTAAGATCTATATCTTATATTTTCTTTAACAATAAGCAAGGTAAGAGAACTTCAGTAATATGATCAACTAAAATAAATGCTTAACAATATATGAATTTGTTAATAAATAGCATACTGGTGTATATATATTACCATAAACCAAAAGAATATATAGTGATATACCTGAAGGAGAATCGAACACAACTAGGATGTGATTGTGAAAATGAAGGTGACAATCGTGTTGATAACGTAttatgaaatataactcaaagtaacaatatcgaacaaggaaaaacaaactaagagatatagagagaaagagaggaagagagattcttatttcttcttcaattgtgtgtattttcctatttattacaaggcctttatataggcatgaaaagtgaacaaaaatatgtcattgaatatgtcattaagcatagaaatatgtcattgaatatatcattaagcatttgagaagatcacggagaaagagtagacatccaccataatttgttTTCTCTTATAACAACATCAT
This region of Nicotiana tomentosiformis chromosome 4, ASM39032v3, whole genome shotgun sequence genomic DNA includes:
- the LOC138910051 gene encoding uncharacterized protein, yielding MSNLSKLEFVALDITGKNYLSWILDAEIHLDAKGLGNTIIQGNEASNQDKAKAMIFLHHHLHEGLKTEYLTVKDSLELRINLKDRYDHLKLMENNKGSQINPSKGKISMCHRCGMKGHWAHICRTPDHFVKLYQASLTKKENNVEAHLTFQNNDDKAGPSNKYDSEAHLAYKDDDFGGLTNITHLEAGDFFEDID